The proteins below are encoded in one region of Cololabis saira isolate AMF1-May2022 chromosome 21, fColSai1.1, whole genome shotgun sequence:
- the LOC133422061 gene encoding chromobox protein homolog 2-like, producing MEELSAVGEQVFDAECILNKRLRKGKLEFLVKWRGWSSKHNSWEPQENILDPRLLAAFNKKEQEKELLMLKRGKRPRGRPRKIIENVPETPKSSSSSCSSSCMSSNSSSSSSSSSSSSEEEEDDDDEEDGGGQAMQASPPVRTRDLHPVPQQKAQIVMAKPEPPKKRSRKPVSPPPPPKDFQQNKGPRRVLKATKDGDLPGAIKKPVHPASFTFMGFHRGSPREAVAGPTRPLPAQGGVGAAAPGRASVQTSPLSKSSQGRSAHAAGKLPVSGPGLALKAAAGKSKGVAALNLNTSKHPTQGTTQHTLSPPGGLKKAPPPSPAAPRMLGAKAAASLPSKGAAGGPGSQPLNLQNKLSQGADGPGNGAAAAPDQRNPARKTAASLSQGGDPPKTPGRPPARKGDKANENQTPRVQARLDKSCTELQSQQERAVAAAPKGGKKAKMTDMSTGEEESSSDSDHDSSYASVAAQIQDWKPPRSLIEHVFVTDVTANLVTVTVKESPTSVGFFGLRNY from the exons ACACAACAGCTGGGAGCCTCAAGAAAACATCCTGGACCCGCGGCTGCTGGCTGCCTTCAACAAAAA AGAGCAAGAAAAGGAGCTCCTGATGCTTAAACGAGGAAAACGGCCCCGAGGACGACCACGGAAGATCATA GAGAACGTTCCGGAGACCCCGAAGTCCAGCAGCTCCTCGTGCTCCTCGTCCTGCATGAGCTCCAACTCCTCGTCCTCCAGCTCGTCCTCGTCGTCGTCctcggaggaagaggaggacgatGACGACGAGGAGGACGGGGGGGGGCAGGCCATGCAGGCGAGCCCCCCCGTCCGGACCAGAGACCTGCACCCCGTCCCCCAGCAGAAGGCCCAGATCGTCATGGCGAAGCCGGAGCCGCCCAAGAAGCGGAGCAGGAAGCCCGTCtccccgccgccgccgcccaAGGACTTCCAGCAGAACAAGGGCCCGCGCCGGGTCCTGAAGGCCACCAAGGACGGGGATCTGCCCGGCGCCATCAAGAAGCCCGTCCACCCGGCCAGCTTCACCTTCATGGGCTTCCACCGCGGCTCGCCCCGGGAGGCCGTGGCGGGGCCGACCCGGCCCCTGCCGGCTCAGGGAGGGGTGGGCGCCGCGGCGCCAGGCAGGGCCTCCGTTCAGACCTCCCCCCTGAGCAAATCCAGCCAGGGCCGGAGCGCCCACGCCGCGGGGAAGCTGCCCGTCTCCGGGCCGGGCCTCGCCCTGAAAGCAGCCGCCGGCAAATCCAAAGGTGTGGCGGCGCTGAATCTGAATACTTCCAAACATCCCACGCAGGGAACCACCCAGCACACGCTGAGCCCGCCCGGCGGACTAAAgaaggccccgcccccttcgcCTGCGGCGCCGCGGATGCTCGGCGCCAAGGCGGCGGCGAGCCTGCCGTCGAAGGGCGCCGCCGGCGGTCCCGGATCTCAGCCCCTCAACCTCCAGAACAAACTCTCCCAGGGCGCCGACGGCCCCGGAAACGGAGCCGCCGCCGCGCCGGACCAGAGGAACCCGGCGCGGAAGACCGCCGCCTCGCTGAGTCAGGGGGGCGACCCTCCGAAAACGCCCGGGAGACCGCCGGCCAGGAAAGGAGACAAGGCCAATGAAAACCAGACCCCTAGAGTCCAGGCCCGGCTGGACAAGTCCTGCACGGAACTCCAGAGCCAGCAGGAGAGGGCGGTGGCGGCGGCGCCGAAAGGCGGCAAGAAGGCCAAAATGACCGACATGAGCACGGGCGAGGAGGAGAGCAGCTCGGACTCGGACCACGACTCCTCCTACGCCTCCGTCGCCGCCCAGATCCAGGACTGGAAGCCGCCGCGCAGCCTGATCGAGCACGTGTTCGTGACGGACGTCACGGCCAACCTGGTCACCGTCACCGTCAAGGAGTCGCCCACCAGCGTCGGCTTCTTCGGCCTCCGCAACTACTGA